The Salvelinus namaycush isolate Seneca chromosome 28, SaNama_1.0, whole genome shotgun sequence genome contains a region encoding:
- the LOC120023399 gene encoding homeobox-containing protein 1-like gives MSQFTDEPRFTIEQIDLLQRLRRTGMTKPEILHALDTLDRLDRQHGHKFGRRPQTQPQPVGQGPTSNSNANMTSSSSSNNVVASSSTSTAATQTGYRANGSGGSGLSPSPSNNYDMSPPPPAVVSAPVALAAVAQNGCGVGGGGEIVAMTNGKLSPPRFPISVSAVSGGVTGRGYGFEASEEELDVDDKVEELMRRDSAIIKEEIKVFLGNRRISQAVVAQVTGISQSRISHWLLQQGSDLSEQKKRAFYRWYQLEKTTPGATLTMRPAPMSLEDVVEWRQTPPPISSTPGSFRLRRGSRFTWRKECLAVMESYFNDNQYPDEAKREEIANACNAVIQKPGKKLSDLEKVTSLKVYNWFANRRKEIKRRANIEEAAILESHGIDVQSPGGHSNGDDIEGNDFPDQGCEVPLFEKRAVTRPFSRLDLSSPTQVPTLLPSWLAAWPGSGRGGLAAQRASSLIGRSLLSGWGLAQGVGMEGSRLTGVSWSPPSPQDDDSTNHSNALEHQDPIALAVEMAAVNHSILALATQAGGGLALGGTGSDIKTEVLDD, from the exons ATGTCTCAGTTCACAGATGAGCCTCGCTTCACCATCGAGCAGATTGACCTGCTCCAACGGCTGAGGAGGACGGGGATGACCAAGCCAGAGATCCTCCACGCTCTGGATACCCTGGACAGACTGGACCGCCAGCACGGACACAAGTTTGGACGCCGTCCCCAGACGCAGCCCCAGCCTGTCGGTCAGGGACCGACGTCCAATAGCAATGCTAATATGACGTCGTCTTCCTCGTCCAACAACGTTGTGGCGTCTTCATCGACGTCCACGGCCGCCACACAGACTGGTTACCGGGCGAATGGGAGTGGCGGGAGTGGTCTGTCGCCGTCACCTAGCAACAACTATGATATGTCGCCGCCCCCTCCGGCGGTTGTATCTGCCCCTGTTGCTTTGGCAGCAGTGGCTCAGAACGGGTGTGGGGTTGGTGGCGGCGGAGAGATTGTTGCCATGACGAACGGAAAGCTGTCTCCACCACGGTTTCCTATCAGTGTTAGTGCGGTTAGTGGTGGCGTGACTGGGAGAGGCTACGGGTTTGAGGCCAGCGAGGAGGAACTAGACGTGGACGACAAAGTGGAGGAACTCATGAG aaggGACAGTGCCATAATCAAGGAGGAGATCAAGGTGTTCCTGGGGAACAGGCGCATCTCTCAGGCTGTGGTGGCTCAGGTCACAG gTATCAGTCAGAGTCGTATCTCCCACTGGCTGCTCCAGCAGGGCTCGGACCTCAGTGAACAGAAGAAGAGGGCCTTCTATCGCTGGTACCAGTTGGAGAAGACCACCCCCG GTGCCACTCTGACGATGCGGCCCGCCCCCATGTCTCTGGAGGATGTGGTTGAGTGGCGGCAGACTCCGCCCCCTATAAGCTCCACCCCCGGGAGCTTCCGTCTGCGCCGAGGCAGTCGCTTCACCTGGAGGAAAGAATGTCTGGCTGTGAtggagag TTACTTCAATGACAACCAGTACCCTGATGAAGCTAAAAGAGAGGAGATCGCCAACGCCTGCAACGCTGTCATCCAGAAACCAG GGAAGAAGCTGTCTGATCTGGAGAAAGTCACGTCTCTGAAGGTCTACAACTGGTTTGCCAACCGCCGCAAGGAGATCAAGAGACGCGCCAACATAG AAGAAGCAGCAATCCTGGAGAGCCATGGGATCGACGTCCAGAGTCCTGGTGGACACTCCAACGGCGATGACATTGAGGGGAATGACTTCCCTGACCAG GGCTGTGAAGTCCCTCTGTTTGAGAAGAGAGCTGTTACCAGACCCTTCAGTCGACTAGACCTGTCCTCTCCCACACAG GTGCCCACCCTGCTGCCCAGCTGGCTGGCGGCTTGGCCCGGCTCGGGCAGGGGGGGCTTGGCTGCCCAGAGGGCTAGCTCTCTGATTGGCCGCTCCTTGCTCTCTGGGTGGGGTCTCGCTCAGGGGGTGGGGATGGAAGGTTCCAGACTGACAGGTGTGTCCtggtctcccccctccccccaggaTGATGACTCCACCAATCACAGCAATGCCCTGGAGCACCAGGATCCCATCGCCCTCGCCGTGGAGATGGCGGCCGTCAATCACAGCATCCTCGCCCTGGCAACGCAGGCGGGGGGAGGATTGGCCCTGGGCGGGACAGGAAGTGACATCAAAACAGAGGTGCTAGACGACTAG